GTTCGCACAGCGTTACGGACCGACCGACAACAGGGCCTGGTTCAGAAAATTCGCTAACGATGCCGAGCCTGGCCGTACCGGAGAAGGCTTCCGATCTGCAAACAACTACCGCTTTATCCGATACTCTGATGTGCTGCTGATGTACGCAGAAACACTGAATGCACTCGGAAGAACACAGGAAGCGTACCAGTACGTGGACAGAGTAAGGCAAAGAGTAGGATTGGCGCCACTATCAGTTGTAAAACCTAACCTAAGCCAGGCCGCTTTCCTGCAGCAAATCATGCACGAGCGGGTAACCGAGCTGTCAGGCGAAGGCCACCGTTGGAACGACCTGGCACGCTGGGGCTTCTTTGAGAGTCAGGCTGCTGTAAATGTGCTGGCGCAGCGGGATCCTGCTTTCAATACTTTCGAAGTGGGAACGCATGCATTGCTTCCGCTTCCGCAGCGGGATGTGGACATCAACCCGAACTTAGTCCAGAACCCAGGTTACTAAGTATAGCATTTAATCTCAGGGTCCTGAAGGTTGGTCAAACAACTCTCAGGACCCTGAGATTTTTTGGTTAAGGGCACTTTGTTGGCAATGCGGAAGGCACAAGAGATAAAAATAGAAGGTAATTAGGCACATATGAAGTTACTCCAAAGCAAAATTTTTATAGTGCTGCTAAGTGGGCTGTTGCTGGTTTCCTGCAAAGAGGATTCAAAAACAGACCCGGATACCCCGGCCCCTATTACGAGTGCTCCCGACGACCTGCCACCGACGGACACCTCCACGCCCAACCTAACGATAACGTGGGAAGAAACGGCCGTGAAAGTGTCGCATGACGTGTACTCGGCAGAGTATGGGCGGGCGCACCGGGTGAAAGGTGACACGGTGCTACTTACGTATCATTATGGCCCTTTGGGGAATGAATGGGATAACATTGCCATCCGCAGAAGTATAGACGGTGGCGAAAACTGGTCCACTGCAGAAACGCTGATGGCCGACGATAATCCGAATTACTACGGCTTTTCCAACCCTGAACTGATCACGCTTCAGAATGGCGACGTGCTTTTGGCTTATACAGGTCGCGGCAGGCCGGATGACAACGCACATGCCAACATCCAGATCCGCGTGAGTAAGGACCGGGGCTGGACTTTTGGACCACCACAGATTGTAACAACCGGACGCTCCTGGGAACCCGCCATGATCCAGCTGCCGGACGGCGAAATAGAGCTTTTTTACTCCAGCGAAGCCAAGTGGTGGAGTGGCCCGGGCGATACAGCTGAGCAGCAGGAGATACTCATGGTGCGCTCCACGGATAATGGCGCTACCTGGTCGTATCCTGTTCAGGTGGCTTATACTTCCGGAATGCGCGACGGCATGGCGGTGCCACTGGTGCTGCAGAACGGGAAGGGAATGGTGTTTCCGGTGGAGTCTGTTAACAACACGGCCTCGCCCTGGATTCTATGGTCTTCTATGGAGGCGCGTTGGGATTATGCCGGTGTAGGTACCATCCAAAATGAAAGGCGCTGGCTGGCTACCCGGGCACCCATATGGGGCGGCGCTCCCTTCATCATTCAACTGCCTTCCGGCCAAACCGTGTTGTCGGTGCAGGACAGGGGCGGCAGAACGATCGGGTCGGACTGGAAAAAGAACACCATGCTGGTGCTGGTCGGAAACAGCGTAGCCAAGAACTTCTCAAACATCAGCTATCCCTGGCCGGGCCTGCCGGTAAATGAAGGGGCCTATTACAGCTCACTCTTTTTAAAGGACCCACAAACGCTGGTAATCATCACCACCCGAAACTATGCGAACGGGCACAGCGAAGTATACTGGAAGGAGGGGCACATACAATAGACGCTGAAGCGCAAGTATGAATACAGCCCCGGTAACTGCGTGAGTATCATTTTTAGCTTCATAATTTAATAGCATAATCATGAAGAAAATCTTTACACTTATGGCCTGTATCTGCTTTGCAGCAGGCGCTTTTGCACAGAAAGCAGGCAACTTTAACGGGCTTGAGATGGGCATGGGCAATATTTACCGCCTGTCAGATGCCGAAACCCGCTCCATCAGCCCCGAGAACTTTACAGGAGAAAAAGGCAAGGGCGGCATGGCTACGCTGGAGGAGGGCGTGCACGGCAAGCAGGCCCGCGAACTGGGGCAGGGATGGAAAGTGAATCCCTTCGTCTGGATAGAAGGCGGGCAGACCGTAACACTGGCAGATATTGAGGGACCCGGTGCGATTCAGCACATCTGGATGACACCGACCGGCAACTGGCGGCACACGATCCTGCGCTTTTACTGGGACAATGAAAAAGAACCGTCGATAGAGGTGCCGGTAGGAGACTTTTTCGGGATGGGGTGGGGCGAGTATGCACCGCTGAACTCACTGCCTATTGCGGTGAATCCGGGCAGCGCCTTCAACTCCTTCTGGCCGATGCCCTTCCGCAAGAAGTGCCGCATTACGCTCGAAAACCTGAGCACCGACCGCATGAACGTGTTTTACCAGATCGACTATGCTTTAACAAAAGTACCTGACGATGCGGCATACTTCCATGCACAGTTCAGGAGAAGCAACCCCACGCAAGGCGCCATCCATACCTTGATAGACGGCATTAAGGGCAAAGGGCACTATGTGGGCACCTATCTGGCCTGGCAGGTAAATAACAAAGGCTGGTGGGGCGAAGGCGAGATTAAGTTCTACATGGACGGCGATAAAAAATTCCCGACCATCAACGGCACCGGGGCAGAGGATTACTTTCTGGGCTCCTACAACTTCGAGAATAAGAAGACGAATGAGTACGAGGAATACTCCACACCCTATGCCGGCCTGCACCAGGTGATTCGGCCCGATGGCCTGTACAACTCGCAGCAGCGCTTTGGCATGTACCGTTGGCACATCATGGACCCCATCCGTTTTGATAAAGATTTACGCGTAACAATACAGGACCTGGGTTGGAGAAGCGAGCACCGTTACCTGCAGCAGAAGTCAGACATCAGCTCGGTGGTGTACTGGTACCAAACCGAGCCGCACGCGCCGTTTCCAAAGCTTCCGTCTAAAAACGAGCTGGAGGTGATATAAGGTCGGTGCAAGTATAAAACGAATCTTGCCTTTACAAGCTAACCACATTTGTACATGAGAAAACCGCACATTCTCTTCCTGCTTTTCCTGCTTCTGCTGGCGGGTACCACGCTTGCCCAGGATAAAAAGTGGCGCATGGTGAAAGGCAGGATCGCCTCTCCCTGGGCAGAACAGGTAAATCCGAACAACCCCTTGCCTGAGTACCCGCGCCCGCAGTTGGTGCGGGATGAGTGGCAAAACCTGAACGGGCTCTGGGATTACGCCATCGTGCCGAAAGCGCAGCAGGATAAAATGCCAGCTTCCTTTAAAGGGCAGATTCTGGTTCCCTTTGCCATTGAGTCAGCCCTTTCCGGAGTAGGCAAAACCGTGGGTAAGGACAGTGTGCTGTGGTACAGGAAAAGCATCAATGTTCCAGGTAAGCTGCGTAAGCAAAACGTGCTCCTGCACTTTGGGGCAGTGGACTGGCAGAGCGAGGTGTACGTGAACGGGAAAAAGGTAGGCACTCACGAGGGCGGCTACGATCCCTTCTCCTTCGACATCACGCCATACCTGAAAAAAGGCAGTGCGCAGGAGATAGCCGTCAGCGTGTGGGACCCCAGTGATGAGGGCCCGCAGCCACGCGGTAAACAGGTAAAGAAGCCGGAGGCGATCTGGTACACGCCCGTGACCGGTATCTGGCAAACAGTTTGGCTGGAGTCGGTGCCTAAAACCTACATAGCTGCTACCAGGCAAATCCCGGACATAGACAAGGGAACGCTTACCATAACTGCCGATGTGCAAAACCTGCAGGCGAACGACCGGCTGCGGGTAACAGCATTTGATGGCAAAAGGAAAGTGGCGGAGCAGGAAGCAAGTGCTGCGTCGCCGGCCATACTTGCCATAAAAGACGCAAAACTATGGTCGCCGGGAAATCCGTTTCTTTATGATTTGAAGGTGGCGGTGGTGCGAAACGGGAAGGTGGTGGATGAAGCCAAAAGCTACTTTGCCATGCGCAAAATAAGTATGGCCCCTGATGTAAACGGCGTGCAGCGCATGCTGCTCAACAATGAGTTTGTGTTTCAGTACGGTCCACTGGACCAGGGCTGGTGGCCCGACGGGTTGTATACGGCCCCTACCGAGGAGGCCCTTCTTTTCGACATCGACAAGACAAAAGAGATGGGCTTTAACATGATTCGCAAGCACGTGAAAGTGGAGCCCGCCCGCTGGTATTACCATACCGATAAAACCGGCATGCTGGTGTGGCAGGATATGCCCAACGGCGACTGGGGCGGTCGCTGGGGAAACCATCCCGGCATCGAAGGACAGGGCGAGGACATGGTGCGCTCTCCTGAGTCGGAGAAGATCTACCGTACCGAGTGGGGGCAGATCATGAAGGAACTGCACCACTTTCCGAGCATTGTGGTCTGGGTGCCCTTCAACGAGGCCTGGGGGCAGTT
Above is a window of Pontibacter akesuensis DNA encoding:
- a CDS encoding glycoside hydrolase family 2 protein, encoding MRKPHILFLLFLLLLAGTTLAQDKKWRMVKGRIASPWAEQVNPNNPLPEYPRPQLVRDEWQNLNGLWDYAIVPKAQQDKMPASFKGQILVPFAIESALSGVGKTVGKDSVLWYRKSINVPGKLRKQNVLLHFGAVDWQSEVYVNGKKVGTHEGGYDPFSFDITPYLKKGSAQEIAVSVWDPSDEGPQPRGKQVKKPEAIWYTPVTGIWQTVWLESVPKTYIAATRQIPDIDKGTLTITADVQNLQANDRLRVTAFDGKRKVAEQEASAASPAILAIKDAKLWSPGNPFLYDLKVAVVRNGKVVDEAKSYFAMRKISMAPDVNGVQRMLLNNEFVFQYGPLDQGWWPDGLYTAPTEEALLFDIDKTKEMGFNMIRKHVKVEPARWYYHTDKTGMLVWQDMPNGDWGGRWGNHPGIEGQGEDMVRSPESEKIYRTEWGQIMKELHHFPSIVVWVPFNEAWGQFKTKEITEWTMAMDPSRLVNSASGGNFHPVGHIIDLHNYPDPVMPRADLFGQKQVIVLGEFGGLGLPVEGHTWQQKDNWGYQSFKTTEELFDKYKAFTEKLEDLIQRGLSAAIYTQTTDVEIETNGLMTYDRKVIKIPAEKLRQVHTRLYDPSLVKMKE
- a CDS encoding sialidase family protein — translated: MKLLQSKIFIVLLSGLLLVSCKEDSKTDPDTPAPITSAPDDLPPTDTSTPNLTITWEETAVKVSHDVYSAEYGRAHRVKGDTVLLTYHYGPLGNEWDNIAIRRSIDGGENWSTAETLMADDNPNYYGFSNPELITLQNGDVLLAYTGRGRPDDNAHANIQIRVSKDRGWTFGPPQIVTTGRSWEPAMIQLPDGEIELFYSSEAKWWSGPGDTAEQQEILMVRSTDNGATWSYPVQVAYTSGMRDGMAVPLVLQNGKGMVFPVESVNNTASPWILWSSMEARWDYAGVGTIQNERRWLATRAPIWGGAPFIIQLPSGQTVLSVQDRGGRTIGSDWKKNTMLVLVGNSVAKNFSNISYPWPGLPVNEGAYYSSLFLKDPQTLVIITTRNYANGHSEVYWKEGHIQ
- a CDS encoding glycoside hydrolase family 172 protein, with translation MKKIFTLMACICFAAGAFAQKAGNFNGLEMGMGNIYRLSDAETRSISPENFTGEKGKGGMATLEEGVHGKQARELGQGWKVNPFVWIEGGQTVTLADIEGPGAIQHIWMTPTGNWRHTILRFYWDNEKEPSIEVPVGDFFGMGWGEYAPLNSLPIAVNPGSAFNSFWPMPFRKKCRITLENLSTDRMNVFYQIDYALTKVPDDAAYFHAQFRRSNPTQGAIHTLIDGIKGKGHYVGTYLAWQVNNKGWWGEGEIKFYMDGDKKFPTINGTGAEDYFLGSYNFENKKTNEYEEYSTPYAGLHQVIRPDGLYNSQQRFGMYRWHIMDPIRFDKDLRVTIQDLGWRSEHRYLQQKSDISSVVYWYQTEPHAPFPKLPSKNELEVI